A single region of the Lotus japonicus ecotype B-129 chromosome 4, LjGifu_v1.2 genome encodes:
- the LOC130714163 gene encoding formin-like protein 4, whose amino-acid sequence MALNMMLQSWLVLSLVLVLDGLSVPTCHCQTNIETFYPNETSAPAPATQPPEPPPLPPPTQGQAPGPVVASRSTSSNGKIAKAVAVTAASTLVACVLMFILVQRCLRGRRKRKEIMVSNTGGSGGDRRVVPQGNAFERIDGNVRGLIVDEDGLDVVYWRKLEGKNNNNNMDLHKEVLQSPKNEEGIEDDQRQGKKNIKFIQEIPLLRGKSSSSHMKISPEEDQPCRFATIPSPLPSSSSVPRVLGGVAIKGVQEPDSPSQPSTPPPPISPSTPSPISFPAPPVPPSIPARQSPTPPPPTTKTGASNSSSKTPPGPIEMPVISTSKQGDSSGKGMPETSNDQVKLKPLHWDKVNTNADHSMVWDKVDRGSFSVDQDLMEALFGYVATNRRSPKGKNHSTSPSRDTSAPSTKIFLLDQRKSQNISIILKSLAVSQGEILDALGDGKGLNMETLEKLSRVSTAEEEQSLILQYKGDPARLAAAESFIYHILKAVPSAFKRLNAMLFRLNYDYEILEIKESLQTIELGCKELKSHGIFAKLLEAVLKAGNRMNAGTARGNAQAFNLDSLRKLSDVKSSNGNTTLLHFVVEEVVRSEGKRVVLNRNHSLSRSSSSRSTSNISGDSTSNAASNGEREREFTKLGLPIVGGISSELSNVKKASHIDYNSIVGSISALSTRLVEIQELVSQCGNSEGDCFAKEMNHFLRNAEQELKLVRDKEASTLQLVHRTTQYYQVVASKDNAAQSLKLFVIVKDFMGMVDQACIEIARDMQKRKTLK is encoded by the exons ATGGCTTTGAATATGATGCTTCAATCATGGTTAGTTTTGAGCCTTGTTTTAGTACTAGACGGTTTATCAGTACCAACCTGTCACTGCCAGACGAACATTGAAACTTTCTACCCCAATGAAACTTCAGCACCAGCCCCGGCAACACAACCGCCGGAgccgccaccactaccaccaccaacacAAGGGCAGGCTCCGGGACCAGTGGTGGCGTCCCGGAGTACTTCATCGAATGGTAAGATCGCAAAGGCGGTGGCTGTAACTGCAGCAAGCACTTTGGTTGCTTGTGTTTTAATGTTCATTTTAGTCCAGAGGTGCTTAaggggaagaagaaaaagaaaggaaatcatGGTGAGTAACACTGGTGGTTCTGGTGGAGATAGGcgtgttgttcctcagggaaatGCGTTTGAACGAATTGATGGGAATGTCAGGGGACTGATTGTTGATGAGGATGGTTTGGATGTGGTTTATTGGAGAAAACTTGAAgggaaaaacaacaacaacaacatggaTCTTCATAAGGAGGTCTTGCAAAGTCCCAAAAATGAAGAAGGAATAGAAGATGATCAACGTCAAGggaaaaaaaatatcaagttcATCCAAGaaattcctctgcttcgtgggaAATCTTCATCTTCCCACATGAAGATATCTCCAGAAGAGGATCAGCCATGTAGATTTGCAACAATTCCCTCTCctcttccttcatcttcttctgttcCTCGGGTATTAGGTGGAGTTGCTATCAAGGGTGTTCAGGAACCAGATTCTCCTTCTCAACCATCCACTCCACCCCCTCCAATTTCGCCATCAACACCATCCCCCATTTCTTTTCCAGCACCACCTGTCCCTCCTTCAATCCCAGCTAGACAGAGTCCAACACCACCTCCTCCGACGACGAAGACAGGTGCTTCGaattcatcatcaaaaacacCACCTGGTCCCATTGAAATGCCAGTTATCTCCACCAGCAAGCAAGGAGACTCTTCAGGGAAAGGCATGCCAGAAACAAGCAATGATCAAGTGAAGCTGAAGCCTTTGCATTGGGATAAGGTGAATACTAATGCTGATCACTCCATGGTTTGGGACAAAGTTGATCGTGGATCTTTCAG TGTGGATCAAGATCTTATGGAAGCTCTCTTTGGTTATGTGGCCACGAACCGAAGATCCCCAAAAGGAAAGAATCACTCAACAAGTCCAAGCAGGGATACCTCTGCTCCATCAACAAAAATATTCCTTCTTGACCAGAGAAAATCACAGAACATTTCTATTATATTGAAATCTCTTGCAGTCTCACAAGGTGAAATTCTTGATGCGCTCGGCGATGGTAAAGGCCTCAACATGGAAACCCTTGAAAAGCTATCTAGAGTTTCCACAGCAGAAGAAGAGCAATCACTGATCCTTCAATACAAAGGAGACCCAGCAAGACTTGCTGCAGCTGAGTCTTTCATCTATCACATCCTTAAAGCGGTTCCTTCAGCATTCAAGCGCTTGAATGCGATGTTGTTCAGATTGAACTATGATTATGAGATTCTAGAAATCAAGGAATCTCTACAGACCATTGAACTGGGGTGTAAGGAGCTTAAAAGCCATGGAATCTTTGCGAAGCTTCTTGAAGCAGTGCTTAAGGCAGGAAATAGAATGAATGCAGGAACTGCTAGAGGTAATGCTCAAGCTTTTAACTTGGATTCTCTAAGAAAGCTTTCTGATGTCAAGAGCAGCAATGGAAATACCACATTACTTCACTTTGTGGTTGAAGAGGTAGTTCGTTCGGAAGGAAAACGTGTTGTTCTGAACCGCAATCACAGCCTGAGCCGTAGTAGTAGCAGTAGGAGTACTAGCAACATCAGCGGAGACTCCACGAGCAATGCTGCTTCAaatggagaaagagaaaggGAATTTACAAAGCTAGGATTGCCAATTGTAGGAGGGATCAGTTCTGAGTTGTCAAACGTTAAGAAAGCATCACATATAGATTACAACAGTATAGTTGGTTCAATCTCAGCCCTCTCAACGCGGCTAGTTGAAATTCAAGAACTTGTTTCTCAGTGTGGAAATAGTGAAGGAGATTGTTTTGCAAAAGAAATGAACCATTTTCTCCGAAATGCTGAACAAGAATTGAAATTAGTGAGGGACAAAGAAGCAAGCACATTGCAGCTTGTCCATAGAACAACACAATATTATCAAGTAGTGGCTTCAAAAGACAATGCAGCACAAAGTCTCAAACTATTTGTTATAGTAAAGGATTTTATGGGGATGGTTGATCAAGCTTGCATTGAGATTGCGCGTGACATGCAGAAGAGGAAGACCCTCAAGTAA